From the genome of Astyanax mexicanus isolate ESR-SI-001 chromosome 3, AstMex3_surface, whole genome shotgun sequence:
CACCTGATTACCCCACTCAGATGCGCCTGACAGCTTCATTACCTCAGGAGTGTAACATTAAcagtgtgttaaaaataaaaacccCTCTGTATAAATTCCTGTCATCAAATGTTGTTAACTAGCCTTTTTATACACCACTGCAGACAAAAGGAAGAAGGAAACACTTCCCAGGTCAAACTACACCAGGGTAATAACTATGGTGTGCTGGCTGTTGGCATGCATGCACAAAAAGTTTAAATAAGGTAAATTAATAACCTGATTTTATTTCATACCTCTGCTTTGCAGCAGGGCGTTAAGTGACTCGCCCCATTTCTCCACTTCCTCTCTGTTGAGTCGGGTCTTACCATGGCCCACCTGACTCCACTGCTTCACAAAACGAGAGCGCCTCTCTTTGACACTGTggataaaataaatgttactgcTTAGAATATAGAATCAAAAGGAGTGGAAGTGTCTACAGCACCCTACCCAATGTAGTCACAATGTGTTGCTGGTCAGTATAGTTATAAATATGCTGATTAGAAGGAACACAGGCTAGGAAGGAACACAGGCTAGGAAGGAACACAGGCTAGGAAGGAACACAGGCTAGGAAGGAACACAGGCTAGGAAGGAACACACAGGCTAGGAAGGAACACACAGGCTAGGAAGGAACACACAGGCTAGGAAGGAACACACAGGCTAGGAAGGAACACACAGGCTAGGAAGGAACACACAGGCTAGGAAGGAACACACAGGCTAGGAAGGAACACACAGGCTAGGAAGGAACACACAGGCTAGGAAGGCACACACCCCTATTCTTTTCATGcactttttcaaacaaataaacGGGTATTGTGCAAATATATATGAaccatatatgatatatataatatttttttttacattgcatgtCCAAACAAAATGAGGTCACACATTCTCTTTAGCTTTGACTACGGCAAGAATTCGCTGCATCATTGTTtacacaagcttctgcaatgtcacaaaatttATTTGTGTGCAGAGTTGCATCAAGTTTtttccaaagattctcaatggggttagggtctggactctgtggtgaacaatccatgtgtgaaaatgatgatctcatgctccctgaatcactctttcacaattccagccccatgaatcctggcattgtcatcttggaatacaACGGTTTCatcagggaaagaaaaaaaaaacattgatggaataacctggtctatattcagtatattcaggtagtcagctgaccactTTCTTTGGCCACATAATGTTGCTAAACCTAGACCTgtccaactgcagcaacaccagatcatGGCACTGCCCCCACAGGCATGTACTgtaggcactaggcatgatgggtgtATCATCTCAGCCTTACCCAGATCCTTATCATCTCAGCCTTACCCAGACCCTTATCATCTCATCTTCTTACACTGATGTGCCCATCACTCTGGAGCAGGGTAAATCAGGACtaatcagaccacatgaccttcttccattgctccagagtccaatctATATGCTCCATAGCTAATTGAAGCCATTCTCGCTGGTTAGCCTCAATGGAAGTGGTTTTCTTAGAGATAGATAGCTGATTAGTCCTAATTCCTTCCCTTCACATTGtgtgctcttactttcactataaacatatccctgagttctagtgttgtttaaGTGATCATTCAGGATTTTTTCAGACCATAATCCTTTTGTGAAGATGATGTTTTTCCACTGTCCattcactttttaataatgcagTGGAGAGTTCTTAatctgattttagtagtttcagcctcctctttctctctgcctgccAATTATATGATCCTTCTCAAACAGATTAACATATTTTCCATGAGCACAGGATGTCTCTcttcacatggttgtttaacaaatgggaagctactcactgcatcagtttggattaaataacttgttgccagctgacaCATAAATCAACCACGCAGTAACAATCCAATGAGGAGAGGCTATTTTTTGCTTAGTTAAATACAGGTAGTGACATTTGTTTGGCATGGCAGTGTATCATCAGGTTTAAATGTAACTTAAGAacaatttatacaattttataaaattaagatttgtaacctaaatatatattttgatggGGTTACAAAACCAGTAAGATgaatatcttatcttatcttatcttacctaatagtcaaacaataaaaaatatatatagatcaaATCTAAAATTGTTGCTAAGGCTGTAGAGAATTTATGTTAGTAATAAGGTCTTGGTTGATACAAGTTAACTGGGCAAATTCAGGGTATTTGAGGAAAACACAGAATACAATAAAGCCTGAAGGAAGAAGAAACTAAAACCAGCAGCATAAGATGACAGGGCAAAGGACAAAAGCAAGAATTCCACAGAGCTGAAGAAAGATAAAGAATGAACCAGATAAAAAGGTTGAGAGTCTTAATTTCAGTGGACCTGCCTACACCCATATACACTAGAGTACAATTTCTAAAGAAGAGATTAAGCCTGGTAGTAAACTATATATTTCCCTTTCCACTGAAAATCTCCTTTCAAAATGATGTGTAGTCCAAAACTATAATTAATCTCTTTCACAGAAACTGCCCTTAAATGTTTAAGTGTTTGTGGGCACCTTTACTAATGAATCCATTCAGATATTTTAAGGTATTTGCAGCCATTGCGACACAGATGTGCCAATGCacagagaagtactgccaatcaAATAATAGAACTGTGATCCTATCCCAGATGAACATCATACATAATTATAATTTGATTTTACCTGTGTTCTGGCTCCTTGTGCTCTGTTGCTGTGAGATTTGAATGTGAGGAGTGTGGACTCTGcagtaaaaagaaagaagagaggacCACTGTTCACACAAGtgtacacagatatacacacatcAGATCACATTTCTTCAGTTAGCTCTTTCCCAAGAGGTTACTAGAATTCAATTCAGAAGAATGTTGAGAAACTGAAGCCAGTTCGGAAGTTCATGCAATGCTCTGCTTTATTTACTGGGAGTCATTAATGTCAGGGAGAAAGCAGAACTCGAGAAACTGAGCAGCACTAAAGGTGCAGGACCAGCCTTGGTGTAAGCCAACAGTGTTAAACAGAAAGGAAGGTTTCTCCCAGTCTCAAAGTGGCCTTTGAAATGTTTGCTTTAGGCCCGAGCTGATCCCTTGCCAAACGTATCATGATGTCATGGATTAAGGAGGGCTCGCCTAGTATCAGTGCTGAGCCAACGGAATCAACACAAGGCAACAGCACATGTGGGTTCTCCCACACGTTCTTGGGAATTTGAACTCTAAGAGAGAATGCCATAGCAAGTAAATACACACTGGGGCTGGGTTTAATAGACATGGATTAAGCTTAATCTACAACTAAATATCAATATATGATGTACCACTGAAAAGCCTATTTAGTTTAGGATTTAACTTAATCTGGATGTGGAAGCTTTTTGTGTCCAGGCAAAACTAAACAGATTACTAAACAGATTTTAAGGACAGAGACATGTATCATTAAGAACCATGTTTGAAAAAGTGATTTTAGAATATGATTTTAAAAGTCTTAGAGAAATGCAACATGATGGGAACCTTTTACACTGGTTTAAGGGTTGAGATAGGTAAACTAGGATGTTATTGTGGAGACAAATGTGGTTATCTAACAGTGTTGCACAAGCAACCCACCGTTTTgcaaatgattgttttttttgtaatagtgTGTACACTTCTATTATAGATCTACATTAGCCTCACAGCTCCAgtgaaaaccaaagaaacaaactacagtcACCAACCATATCCTGGATGATTTGACATATGGACGGGAATCTGAGTTGCCAGTGTTCCAGTCATATAAAATTGAAGTTGCCAAAAGTGTTCTTTTAAGCAAAGCCATTCAGGATAACCAGAAGAACATTTGGTTCCTGAGGAAACTTCCAACGGATGCATCTCTACAATAATACTTCAACACTTTTCAacttctctgtctctatctctgccTGCCACATGTGTAGCACACAGTCACTTTACTCCGACTATGATTTGCAGTGTTGCCTGTAAAACTAACTGGAAACCCTTAGGTCTAAGCATGTGTGTCTATACTGCTGCATTAAGTGCCTGCACACCAAGGGAGtaagatttcagcacaacaccaattctcttttattctggtttgtttaaaaactgCCCAACATCTAACAAGTAATTGTTTCGAAAGTCCGCACCATCAAAAAAAGGGATTTTATGCTGTAGACAAACTggatcatggttcagtagatctgggCTGAGATCACCtcctttgatttgaccaaactcctacctgaaactgtgattaattgcatAGATGGAACACCTCATGAACAATGGGGTATAGATCTGAAAACACCTGCGTCAAGTATGCCAcagtctcttaattgttttgttCCACTGATTTCCTTTTATGCCTTACTGACAGAACACCCACACAATAAGGAAATACACTGCttttcaaatgtacatatatatatatatatatatatatatatatatatatatatatatatatatatatatatatatatatatatatatatatatatgaggttTGTTCCTATTCATTGTATTGCCAAGGCTAAATCACTTCAGTGTGGGCTATAAATATGTGGATTTGTGTAAATGTTTTGGTTTTCGTGACATCACAAAAGCAGCGAGTTCAAAACAGTTAAATGGTACGCTATAATCAAGCTCAACATGTTCTATTTATATACCACGTTAAACTCTTTTACTTCCAAAAAGTGTTGAGGATAGGAGTTTCCATAATAGCTAGCTCTTTAATGTCATgtttatgttaaaaataaaacaagcctaagggaaagaaaaaaactaaacttttccATTACCTGCCCAAAGAGACTCTTCAGATGCAGTTTAGCAGCTGATAACTTGGCCTTGACTTGCTTTCGATGGGAATGGTGCTCAGCGTTAAAGGGGCTGGAAGAAGCTGTTGGAGATCTAGGTGGTGTGTCCCCTTTTCCCACACTCTCAGTGCTGCCAATGGTGCCTGGAGCGAGCTGGCTGTCACTGTACGCTTTAAAGCTCTCGTTGAGCCCAGCTACCCCGAGGAAACATGAGGATTTGTCCAGATCGGCAAGGTTCTCCACGCTAATACTGTGTTCTTTAGTTAGCTGTTTCTTAACCTCCCGGGCAGCAGGTGTTGAAGGCAGGGACATGGCCCCACGGTCTGTCTCGTCATCCAGGAACGAGGACTGCCTGTATGTGCCCGTTTTATCCTCTTTATTATGGTTCTCGTCCTTCAAAGCCACCTTCTTCCAGGGCAAGAAGTCCAGGTCCAACAAGGACCCCTCCGAACTGAAGCGACGCATGATGGTTTACTCTGAGTGAAATAGGTGAGAGACAGGTGAAGAGCTGAAGAATGGAGAGAAAGGTCGAGGAAACACCAGAAGTCTGAGAAACATAAAGCAGAACATAGAGCACGGTGAGGGATTTTCAAGCAATACTGTATGACTTCAAGCATATTTCTGTAAATAGGTTAACTAGAAAATGAGTCATGGCCCAGGGGGGAATGAAGGGAATGAACTATGTGTGTCATCAGGAGGACTGGGATTTGACAGAGCATTTCACCTGATACATTTgcaatttgtataaaaaaaaaaagtaattaaaaaaaaaacaacatagatTTGCACAGGTTTATTTTTCCTATTCCTTTCACATTTAAAAGGAGGTGGTGTGttttagatatataaatatataaagatatttaaaCCTTAATACTGTgtaacatcaaataaataaaatatatattttaatgcccACATCCACAAAGAACCcatatcatgttaaaacaagcgacAAAACAGCATGTGGTGTCATAAAattaatgcatttacacataACTGCCTACAGCAGTTCTCTGCCCACTCAGATCAGTTTTTAGCCCAGGATTTTAGCACGgagctgtttttaaatgatgcaAAATAAGGGGCAGCCAATCacaaaattattaatttacatgtaTCAGTGTTAAAGGTTCAACAAGAACAGCATGTTTATCCttaagggacaaaaaaaaaatacacattacctATGGGCTCAAGTTAATAAGACCTCACAAATTTcattaaggaaaaaaatacaagaaatacaGGACATGACAATCTTAGGGAACTTCCAATTTGTAATCAAAGTTATTTAGACTGGATTTGTTGTGAAATGTTTCATTGTAGATAACCTTGATATAGGCATCAGACACAAATATAGACATTTTATTTACTACCCAGAAACACCAATGAATCTACTGTACATGTGTCTTCTAGACTATATATATGTAATACTGACGATGCTAAAATAGTAGTATACAtgtttatgttttatacatttcatAAGGCATTTAGTTCTTATCACCACAATTGGCAACAATTGAGAgtggttatgttttttttctccataacTGACCATATCCCAGCAAAGTAGACTATTCTGAAGGACAGACACATTCACGATCACTTCATTAAGACAATAGAACatgttattaaaattaatttaaaatgtacaaattttGAGTATTTCAGCAGCTTACATATAGGTACATACATCAAAtctatcaaacaaaaaaaaactgaataagataaagaaaaatgtaataaaataagaaatctaAAAcgttaaacacacactcacacactataaaCAGAGAAACTATAAGATAACTAACTAAAGGCTAAAGTGTTATTTATACAGATGTGCTGCTCAAACAGGCATGAGATAGATTAAGAGTTGAATGTTCACAGCAATAAAGTGCCAATTCTACATTTTTAAAGACTTGTTTTATTGGCAGACAGGCAACATTTACAAGAGTTTCAGTGTTTACATTACTTCTAGTGCTGGTTCTTACAGAGGCTGCTTTGCTTGCCTACACTGTAGCTGATTTCAGAAGCGTTTTTTAAGCCTTAGGTTATTTACACATGTAATTACATGTAATGTAATTCATGTAAACTAATATTGAA
Proteins encoded in this window:
- the si:ch211-152p11.4 gene encoding regulator of G-protein signaling 1, whose product is MRRFSSEGSLLDLDFLPWKKVALKDENHNKEDKTGTYRQSSFLDDETDRGAMSLPSTPAAREVKKQLTKEHSISVENLADLDKSSCFLGVAGLNESFKAYSDSQLAPGTIGSTESVGKGDTPPRSPTASSSPFNAEHHSHRKQVKAKLSAAKLHLKSLFGQSPHSSHSNLTATEHKEPEHSVKERRSRFVKQWSQVGHGKTRLNREEVEKWGESLNALLQSRVGVSVFEAFLRSEFSEENLQFYLACDQYRQSSNTFSLHRRAREIFATYIEPGAQREINLDSKTRELTMQLLKAPSHNTFIHAQRRIRSLLDTDCYPRFLQSNIYLTLLRDSH